From a region of the Bombus pascuorum chromosome 17, iyBomPasc1.1, whole genome shotgun sequence genome:
- the LOC132915469 gene encoding T-complex protein 1 subunit theta, whose product MALHVPKAPGMAQMLKEGARYFSGLEEAVYGNITACKQFAQTVRTAYGPNGMNKMIINHIEKLFITNDAATIINELEVEHPAAKLLVLASKMQEAEVGDGTNFVIIFAGALLEAAEELLRLGITTSEIVEGYEASLEKALQILPTLVCYEVKDYQDEKQIKLGIKTAIMSKQYGNEEPLTSLIAQACVSILPKKSTFNVDNVRVCKILGSGISSSEVVQGMVFKRQVEGDVTRKDNTKIAVYTCAIDVIQTETKGTVLIKTADELMKFSRGEESLLESQIKAIADSGATVIVSGGKFGDMALHYMNKYNIMAVRIPSKFDVRRLCKTVGATALPKLVPPSKEELGYADSVYIDEVGDTIVVKFAINGKDSRVSTILIRGSTENYMDDIERAIDDGVNTFKGITRDGRFVPGAGATEIELAAQLSTYADTLPGLEQYAVRKFATALEIFPKTLAENSGSHASELLSKLYAAHKEDKKNYGFDIDQKAGLIDTVEAGILDLFLTKQWGLKYAVGVACTVLKVNQIIMAKRAGGPKVPGGGIRDDDE is encoded by the exons atggCTTTGCATGTACCAAAAGCACCGGGCATGGCCCAAATGCTTAAAGAAGGTGCCCGC TATTTCTCAGGTTTGGAAGAAGCAGTATATGGAAATATAACAGCATGTAAGCAGTTTGCACAAACTGTAAGGACTGCTTATGGTCCAAATGGCatgaataaaatgataattaatcaTATAGAGAAATTGTTTATTACAAATGATGCTGCaacaattattaatgaatTGGAAGTTGAACACCCAGCTGCTAAATTGTTAGTTCTAGCATCAAAAATGCAAGAAGCAGAAGTTGGCGATGGTACCAACTTTGTAATCATTTTTGCTGGAGCACTTCTTGAAGCTGCTGAAGAACTACTTCGtttg GGAATTACTACATCTGAAATAGTTGAAGGATATGAAGCTTCCTTGGAAAAAGCTTTGCAAATATTACCAACATTAGTCTGTTATGAAGTAAAAGATTATCAAgatgaaaaacaaataaaactgGGAATTAAAACAGCTATTATGAGTAAGCAATATGGAAATGAAGAACCTCTTACTTCTCTTATTGCACAAGCTTGTGTTTCTATTTTACCAAAAAAATCTACTTTTAATGTGGATAATGTACGTGTTTGTAAAATACTGGGAAGTGGTATATCTAGTTCTGAGGTTGTACAGGGAATGGTATTTAAGAGGCAAGTTGAAGGAGACGTTACAAGAAAAGATAATACCAAAATTGCTGTCTATACTTGTGCTATAGATGTTATACAAACTGAAACAAAAGGAACAGTATTGATAAAAACAGCAGATGAACTGATGAAATTCTCTAGAGGAGAGGAATCCTTATTAGAATCTCAAATAAAAGCAATTGCTGATAGTGGAGCTACTGTGATTGTTTCAGGAGGAAAGTTTGGAGATATGGCTTTACACTACatgaacaaatataatataatggcTGTTCGTATACCTAGCAAATTTGATGTTAGGAGATTATGTAAAACTGTTGGTGCTACTGCACTTCCAAAAttg GTTCCACCATCGAAAGAAGAATTAGGATATGCAGATTCAGTATATATCGACGAAGTTGGAGACACTATAGTAGTAAAGTTTGCAATAAATGGCAAAGATAGTCGAGTTAGTACTATACTTATTCGGGGATCCACGGAAAATTATATGGATGATATTGAACGGGCTATTGATGATGGAGTGAATACATTTAAAGGAATAACAAGAGATGGGAGATTTGTTCCAGGAGCGGGTGCTACAGAAATTGAACTTGCCGCACAACTCAGTACATATGCAGATACTTTACCAGGTTTAGAACAGTACGCAGTACGTAAATTTGCAACAGCTTTGGAAATTTTCCCAAAAACCTTAGCGGAAAATAGTGGAAGTCATGCATCTGAACTTCTATCCAAGCTTTATGCTGCACATAAGGAAGACAAAAAGAATTATGGTTTTGACATTGAT CAAAAAGCAGGTCTTATAGATACAGTGGAAGCTGGAATCTTGGATTTGTTCTTAACAAAACAATGGGGTTTAAAATATGCTGTTGGCGTTGCATGTACTGTACTTAAAGTCAATCAGATTATTATGGCAAAACGTGCAGGAGGACCAAAAGTACCAGGCGGTGGTATTCGCGACGATGACGAGTGA
- the LOC132915504 gene encoding putative hydroxypyruvate isomerase, translating into MSLKFASNLSFMFTEAPSIIERYKLAKEAGFRAVESGFPFGFSIKDVSEAQKNAHVEQILINVFTGDVSKGELGFAAIPGEEENFKKSIDLTIEYAKALNCKRIHIMSGKVNKVTTVNDDVYVKNLLYALQKFEKEGIVGLIEPINNITVPNYYMNSFQKGLDVIKKINKPNLKLQLDIFHLQHICGNITKNIKELLPYIGHVQIAQVPDRHEPDTSGEIDYEYVLSILEKEGYDGYVGLEYCPKSSSVDGLSWIQKYGYEL; encoded by the exons ATGAGCCTTAAATTTGCTTCCAACTTATCCTTTATGTTCACAGAGGCACCATCTATCattgaaagatataaattgGCAAAAGAAGCCGGTTTTAGAGCAGTAGAAAGTGGATTTCCTTTTGGTTTTTCCATTAAAGATGTATCAGAAGCCCAAAAAAATGCACATGTTGAACAAATTCTTATAAACGTGTTTACAG gTGATGTTTCAAAAGGAGAGTTAGGATTTGCAGCGATACctggagaagaagaaaacttCAAAAAAAGCATTGATTTAACAATAGAATATGCAAAAGCATTAAATTGTAAACg aattcatattatgTCAGGCAAAGTAAATAAAGTAACAACTGTCAATGATGATGTGTAtgtaaaaaatcttttatatgcattgcaaaaatttgaaaaagaaggaatagTAGGCCTTATAGAACCTATTAATAATATCACCGTAccaaattattatatgaatagTTTCCAAAAAG GTTTAGATGTAATAAAGAAGATAAACAAgccaaatttaaaattacaactTGATATCTTTCACTTACAACATATTTGTGGcaatattacaaaaaacaTCAAGGAACTTCTACCATACATCG GTCATGTACAAATTGCTCAAGTACCAGATAGACATGAACCTGATACTTCTGGAGAAATAGATTATGAATATGTTCTTTCGAttttagaaaaagaaggatATGATGGGTATGTAGGTTTAGAATATTGTCCAAAATCGTCATCAGTAGATGGATTAAGTTGGATACAAAAATATGGTTATGAATTATAA
- the LOC132915525 gene encoding guanine nucleotide-binding protein subunit gamma-1, whose product MDMVTTNLQQQRQITEQLRREAALKRITVSKAVEDIMKYITEHEQEDYLLVGFSSQKSNPFRERSYCTIF is encoded by the coding sequence ATGGATATGGTGACCACCAATTTACAACAACAACGGCAAATTACGGAGCAGCTACGACGTGAAGCTGCTTTAAAACGAATCACAGTTAGCAAAGCTGTTGAAGATATCATGAAATACATTACAGAACACGAGCAAGAAGATTATCTTTTGGTTGGTTTTTCATCACAGAAATCGAATCCCTTTCGTGAAAGAAGTTACTGTACCATTTTTTAA